A genomic region of Metopolophium dirhodum isolate CAU chromosome 1, ASM1992520v1, whole genome shotgun sequence contains the following coding sequences:
- the LOC132935021 gene encoding E3 ubiquitin-protein ligase RNF220-like isoform X1 translates to MTTAPTTTPAANGSGSTTATATTATVNNNNNHSNNNNNGSSIKQQQQQQQQQSSAGGQQLMSAAAAGCCPVCGTALRTAHELESHFIWELERLYKQAAAAGRRHRRGTPDKLGDGHHMHGLMVCPRDGGRLSPVAGGSSRDATLHGRWETYQKVKANRHNRLRIKNRKRKPDEMLLTPTPTTCCCPVCSEPVAAATQEQMNAHVEMCLRNKGHPAVATAGNDDEDENVDVEGDAETTMYDIVYGGGSSGWHGQQPHNRMRQQQMLIHGGGYNRGAAAVAMNCTGPGNPAQQPPPRQSATGGEDSAGGAEDAVLVVDDNDNENGGSSGSLYNKYGPNQYAERDVIVPSRPPTASSESRRLTPAELNDPSAMEAMDSCENVGPLDVSIKKENTQDEGTVKPKMDVDKYCAQFNNNGQVVEALKARIRELESVSKAGSDKFTCLLCKGNFKDPVVSTSCWHVYCEVCWLQILGAKKLCPQCYVITLPSNLRRVYL, encoded by the exons ATGACGACGGCTCCGACGACGACGCCTGCGGCCAACGGAAGTGGCTCCACGACGGCCACCGCGACGACGGCCACcgtcaacaacaacaacaaccacagcaacaacaacaacaacgggTCGTCGATcaagcagcagcagcagcagcagcagcagcaatcCTCGGCCGGCGGCCAACAGCTCATGTCCGCAGCCGCGGCGGGTTGCTGTCCCGTGTGCGGGACGGCGCTCCGCACGGCCCACGAGCTCGAGTCCCACTTTATATGGGAACTGGAACGGCTGTACAAGCAGGCGGCCGCGGCAGGACGACGGCACCGAAGGGGCACTCCCGACAAGCTGGGCGACGGCCACCACATGCACGGTCTCATGGTGTGTCCCAGGGACGGCGGCCGCTTGTCGCCAGTCGCCGGTGGCAGCAGCAGGGACGCGACGCTGCACGGCCGATGGGAG ACATATCAAAAAGTCAAGGCCAATCGACACAACCGGTTGAGGATCAAAAACCGGAAACGGAAACCCGACGAGATGCTGTTGACGCCGACACCAACGACCTGCTGCTGTCCCGTTTGCAGCGAGCCCGTGGCCGCGGCCACCCAGGAACAGATGAACGCTCACGTGGAGATGTGCCTGAGGAACAAA GGACACCCAGCAGTGGCGACCGCGGGTAACGACGACGAAGACGAGAACGTGGACGTGGAAGGTGACGCCGAGACGACGATGTACGACATCGTATACGGCGGCGGAAGTAGCGGATGGCACGGCCAACAGCCACACAACAGGATGAGACAGCAGCAGATGCTCATACATGGCGGAGGATACAACAGAG GTGCCGCAGCCGTGGCGATGAACTGTACCGGCCCCGGGAATCCGGCCCAGCAGCCGCCGCCCAGACAGTCGGCGACCGGCGGCGAAGACTCGGCCGGTGGTGCCGAAGACGCCGTGTTGGTGGTCGACGACAACGACAACGAAAACGGCGGCAGCAGCGGCAGCTTATACAACAAGTACGGCCCTAACCAGTACGCCGAACGGGACGTAATCGTCCCGTCACGTCCTCCTACCGCTTCTTCGGAGAGCCGCCGACTTACACCCGCCGA GCTGAACGATCCGAGCGCGATGGAGGCGATGGACTCGTGCGAAAACGTCGGGCCGCTGGACGTGTCGATCAAAAAGGAAAACACACAAGACGAAGGGACAGTGAAACCCAAAATGGACGTCGACAAGTACTGCGCACAGTTCAACAACAACGGCCAGGTCGTCGAAGCGCTAAAAGCTCGGATCCGGGAACTTGAGTCGGTGTCCAAGGCCGGTAGCGACAAGTTTACTTGTCTATTGTGCAAA